One Malania oleifera isolate guangnan ecotype guangnan chromosome 10, ASM2987363v1, whole genome shotgun sequence genomic region harbors:
- the LOC131165648 gene encoding probable aquaporin PIP2-5 yields the protein MVKGVETAEQGEFSAKDYHDPPPAPLIDWVELGKWSFYRALIAEFIATLLFLYITVLTVIGYKSQTDPALNTDQCDGVGILGIAWAFGGMIFVLVYCTAGISGGHINPAVTFGLFLARKVSLVRAVMYMVAQCLGAICGVGLVKAFQKAYYNRYGGGANELNDGYSTGVGLAAEIIGTFVLVYTVFSATDPKRSARDSHVPVLAPLPIGFAVFMVHLATIPITGTGINPARSLGAAVIYNKDKAWDDQWIFWVGPFIGAAIAAFYHQFILRAGAVKALGSFRSNPHV from the exons ATGGTGAAGGGAGTGGAAACGGCAGAACAGGGGGAGTTCTCGGCGAAGGACTACCACGATCCTCCGCCGGCGCCGCTGATTGACTGGGTGGAGCTGGGGAAGTGGTCCTTCTACAGGGCTCTCATAGCGGAGTTCATCGCCACGCTGCTCTTCCTGTACATAACGGTGCTAACGGTGATCGGGTACAAAAGCCAGACAGACCCCGCCCTCAACACCGACCAGTGCGACGGCGTCGGCATTCTCGGCATTGCCTGGGCTTTCGGCGGCATGATCTTCGTTCTCGTCTACTGCACCGCTGGTATCTCTG GAGGTCACATAAATCCGGCGGTGACGTTCGGGCTATTCCTGGCGAGGAAAGTGTCGCTGGTGAGGGCGGTGATGTACATGGTGGCGCAGTGCCTGGGCGCCATCTGCGGTGTGGGGCTGGTGAAGGCCTTCCAGAAGGCTTACTACAACAGGTACGGCGGCGGCGCCAACGAGCTCAACGACGGCTATAGCACCGGCGTCGGCCTCGCGGCCGAGATCATCGGCACCTTCGTCCTGGTCTACACCGTCTTCTCCGCCACCGATCCCAAGCGCAGCGCCCGCGATTCCCACGTTCCT GTACTGGCGCCGCTGCCAATTGGGTTTGCGGTGTTCATGGTGCATCTAGCCACCATCCCGATCACCGGCACGGGCATCAACCCCGCCCGGAGTCTCGGCGCTGCTGTTATCTACAATAAGGACAAGGCCTGGGATGACCAA TGGATATTCTGGGTCGGACCCTTCATCGGAGCGGCGATAGCGGCGTTCTACCACCAGTTCATATTGAGAGCGGGCGCGGTTAAAGCTCTTGGTTCCTTCAGGAGCAATCCCCACGTCTGA